The following coding sequences are from one Natrarchaeobaculum sulfurireducens window:
- a CDS encoding IS5 family transposase → MPTQIFRFTERCVWTAKRVADDTDEPAAPEGGGGFADYAMIPLHCLRIYLGTSYRMTIDILTEMPRIIRKIGLEPADLPHPSTLCLAFDRLEMSVCRVLLRYSAQLHETGEIGTIDATYFDRSRASRHYCRRTNYHVQTMKVTKLVDTETQAILDLHCTTTWEGSDAEICEQLARKHAGELRVLTADKGYDCNWLREDLRELDIRPLIKHCVHAPYDHAHNARIDDELYGQRAMSETVFSSVKRSLGVALRARTWYREFREIALMCAVYNIKKAAKQEIPLPSCD, encoded by the coding sequence GTGCCAACCCAAATCTTCCGCTTCACCGAACGCTGTGTCTGGACTGCTAAAAGAGTTGCTGACGACACGGACGAACCCGCCGCCCCGGAAGGCGGCGGCGGGTTCGCCGATTATGCGATGATTCCGCTTCACTGCTTGCGAATTTACCTCGGGACGTCCTATCGGATGACCATCGACATCCTCACGGAGATGCCACGAATAATCCGGAAGATCGGCCTTGAACCGGCCGATCTCCCTCATCCATCCACACTATGTCTAGCGTTCGATAGACTTGAGATGAGTGTGTGCCGAGTGCTGCTGCGCTATTCAGCGCAGCTGCACGAGACTGGTGAGATCGGCACGATCGACGCGACGTACTTCGACCGCTCTCGTGCAAGTCGCCACTACTGCCGACGAACAAACTACCACGTTCAGACGATGAAAGTGACGAAACTCGTCGATACAGAGACGCAAGCGATTCTCGATCTTCACTGTACTACGACGTGGGAAGGAAGTGATGCAGAAATCTGTGAGCAACTCGCCCGCAAGCACGCGGGCGAGTTGCGCGTCCTCACAGCGGACAAGGGCTACGACTGTAACTGGCTTCGAGAAGACCTCCGAGAACTCGACATTCGGCCGTTGATCAAGCACTGCGTCCATGCACCGTACGATCACGCGCATAACGCGCGGATTGATGACGAACTCTACGGTCAACGAGCCATGTCGGAAACCGTCTTCTCGTCTGTCAAGCGCTCGCTGGGCGTCGCCCTGCGAGCGCGGACATGGTACCGAGAATTTCGTGAGATTGCGCTGATGTGTGCGGTTTACAACATCAAGAAGGCCGCAAAACAGGAAATTCCGCTCCCGTCATGCGATTAA
- a CDS encoding helix-turn-helix domain-containing protein: MSGFRATVVVDDPADCPVAEVSANVDDPIDSVTRTHSSASGKPVVEEFGVEADADIDEVDLSADVELTPVQANEQEAVYRFERNEKPDCACTIVEKTGTPITTVRAQDGALLLSFRTFDLEEISEIVGSLRDRFDGVLVEDLTQGQGKDAGDAVIVDRDVLTDRQREILDTAHEMGYFEYPKGANATDVAAELGVARSTFTEHLAAAQTKLMDSILEA; this comes from the coding sequence ATGTCAGGATTTCGCGCAACCGTCGTCGTTGACGATCCTGCGGACTGCCCGGTCGCCGAGGTCTCGGCGAACGTCGACGACCCGATCGACTCCGTTACCCGGACACACTCGAGCGCCAGCGGAAAGCCAGTCGTCGAGGAGTTCGGCGTCGAAGCCGACGCGGACATCGACGAGGTAGACCTGTCGGCTGACGTCGAGCTAACGCCGGTCCAGGCGAACGAGCAGGAAGCCGTGTACCGGTTCGAGCGGAACGAAAAGCCGGACTGTGCGTGCACTATCGTCGAGAAGACGGGGACACCGATCACCACGGTCCGTGCCCAGGACGGTGCCCTGTTGCTGTCGTTCCGGACGTTCGACCTCGAGGAGATCTCCGAGATCGTCGGCTCGCTTCGAGACCGGTTCGACGGCGTTCTCGTCGAGGACCTCACACAAGGACAGGGAAAAGACGCTGGTGACGCCGTCATCGTCGACCGCGACGTGTTGACCGACCGCCAACGTGAGATTCTCGACACTGCTCACGAGATGGGCTACTTCGAGTACCCCAAAGGTGCGAACGCGACCGACGTCGCTGCAGAACTCGGTGTCGCCCGATCGACGTTCACCGAACACCTCGCGGCCGCCCAGACGAAGCTAATGGATTCGATTCTCGAGGCCTGA
- a CDS encoding methyl-accepting chemotaxis protein translates to MFRKVVPNVIRRSYALKFMIALLVLGLTVGAAGYAGTELIAAETEEQTYEQQAEFAAQEAKNIQNLHERNRLVTESIAVSDVVVSDETASSDQVAEYLATEQARHDGAENVHLVDVDERDVLSSSDDDLVGSDFDDVQTGWANLDAGSFETDDETFGVEAQFLGEYTDHDGEYVVGYAAPIPDGEMDEGASSRVAVYDVGLEPFGEELIEADGQISYLVNPANNRILMDPTGESIWHTYRDGSALTAQQGSHSIGVPGDSTAASIEAANAGEGYETEPYLASYATLPGETNWYIVTHTPEAEALGFVATVQEYGTYASIAGILGVVLLGGIVGRNTSAAINRLSSKAERMGEGDLDVEFESNRIDSIGQLYDEFDTMQESLRTQIHAAESARQDAEQARQETERVNDELERKADEYRDVMRACADGDFTMRMDPETDNESMREIATEFNEMIGDIERTTAQLTAFANDVAVASEQVTASSESVRAASEQVTESVQEISTGAERQNDSLQSVNREMNGLSTTTEQIASASNQVADVAERTARAGERGREAAQEAIDGISEIEAESESAVEAIEDLQSEVAQIDDLLEFISEVAEQTNMLALNANIEASRSADSNEGFAAVAAEVKELAADTKEAADDIERRLSQIDAETERTADEVRQTSERVAEHASSVEGAIAALDEIAGYAQETNDGVQEISAASQQQAASTQEVVAMVDDAATIAEQATAEAQNVAAAAEEQTASLVEVTQSVNDLSSQANQLSEALDRFDTEVDVDGHAITADLEDGREAGSTDGERTDDGTELEWIEDAGDEPADGASEPPQWETIDEAAGTDETAGLGDDGLTTDDGQ, encoded by the coding sequence ATGTTCCGGAAAGTCGTCCCGAACGTTATCCGTCGCAGTTATGCACTGAAGTTCATGATCGCCCTGCTCGTCCTCGGGTTGACCGTCGGCGCAGCAGGGTACGCAGGAACCGAGCTAATCGCGGCTGAAACCGAAGAACAGACCTACGAACAGCAGGCGGAGTTCGCCGCCCAGGAGGCCAAAAACATCCAGAACCTCCACGAGCGGAACCGGTTAGTGACCGAATCGATCGCCGTCTCTGACGTCGTCGTCTCCGACGAGACCGCCTCGTCCGATCAGGTGGCCGAGTACCTCGCTACCGAACAGGCCAGACACGACGGTGCCGAGAACGTCCACCTCGTCGACGTCGACGAGCGCGACGTACTCTCGAGTTCGGACGACGACCTCGTCGGCTCTGACTTCGACGACGTCCAGACGGGGTGGGCGAACCTGGACGCCGGATCGTTCGAGACCGACGACGAGACGTTCGGCGTCGAGGCCCAGTTCCTCGGTGAGTATACGGACCACGACGGCGAGTACGTCGTCGGCTACGCCGCCCCCATCCCGGACGGCGAGATGGACGAGGGAGCGTCCAGTCGCGTCGCCGTCTACGACGTCGGCCTCGAGCCGTTCGGCGAGGAGCTGATCGAAGCCGACGGCCAGATCTCGTATCTGGTCAATCCGGCCAACAACCGCATCCTGATGGATCCGACGGGCGAGTCGATCTGGCACACCTACCGTGATGGGAGCGCACTCACCGCCCAGCAAGGATCACACTCGATCGGAGTGCCCGGCGACTCGACGGCGGCCTCGATCGAAGCGGCGAACGCGGGCGAGGGGTACGAGACCGAGCCGTACCTCGCCTCGTATGCGACCTTACCCGGCGAGACGAACTGGTATATCGTCACCCACACCCCCGAAGCGGAGGCACTCGGCTTCGTCGCCACCGTCCAGGAGTACGGCACCTACGCCTCCATCGCCGGAATCCTCGGCGTGGTCCTCCTCGGGGGGATCGTCGGGCGCAACACCTCCGCAGCGATCAACCGCCTCAGTTCGAAAGCCGAGCGGATGGGGGAAGGCGACCTCGACGTCGAGTTCGAATCCAACCGCATCGACAGTATCGGCCAGCTGTACGACGAGTTCGATACGATGCAAGAGTCGCTCCGAACACAGATCCACGCGGCCGAGTCAGCCCGCCAGGATGCCGAACAGGCCCGCCAGGAGACCGAACGGGTGAACGACGAACTCGAGCGGAAAGCCGACGAGTATCGCGACGTGATGCGGGCGTGTGCCGACGGCGACTTTACGATGCGGATGGACCCCGAAACCGACAACGAGTCGATGCGCGAGATCGCGACGGAGTTCAACGAGATGATCGGGGACATCGAACGAACGACGGCGCAGCTAACGGCGTTCGCAAACGACGTCGCCGTCGCCTCCGAACAGGTGACCGCCAGTTCCGAGAGCGTCCGGGCCGCCTCCGAGCAGGTCACCGAGTCCGTCCAGGAAATCTCGACCGGCGCCGAGCGACAGAACGACAGTCTCCAGTCCGTCAACCGGGAGATGAACGGCCTCTCGACGACGACCGAACAGATCGCCTCCGCATCCAATCAGGTCGCCGACGTTGCCGAACGAACGGCTCGAGCGGGCGAGCGTGGCCGCGAAGCCGCCCAGGAGGCGATCGACGGCATCAGCGAGATCGAGGCCGAGTCCGAATCCGCCGTCGAGGCGATCGAGGATCTCCAGTCGGAGGTCGCACAGATCGACGACCTCCTCGAGTTCATCAGTGAGGTCGCCGAGCAGACGAACATGCTGGCGCTGAACGCGAACATCGAGGCGTCACGATCTGCGGACTCGAACGAGGGCTTTGCGGCGGTCGCCGCCGAGGTCAAAGAGCTCGCTGCAGACACCAAAGAGGCCGCCGACGACATCGAACGGCGGCTTTCACAGATCGACGCCGAGACCGAGCGAACCGCCGACGAAGTTCGCCAGACCAGCGAGCGCGTCGCCGAACACGCGTCCTCGGTCGAAGGCGCGATCGCTGCACTCGACGAGATCGCCGGCTACGCCCAGGAGACCAACGACGGGGTCCAGGAGATTTCGGCGGCCAGCCAGCAACAGGCTGCCTCGACCCAGGAGGTCGTCGCCATGGTCGACGACGCGGCGACGATCGCCGAACAGGCAACGGCCGAAGCCCAGAACGTCGCCGCAGCCGCGGAAGAGCAGACTGCCTCGCTCGTCGAGGTCACCCAGAGCGTCAACGACCTCTCGAGTCAGGCCAATCAGCTCTCCGAAGCGCTCGACCGGTTCGACACGGAGGTCGACGTCGACGGGCACGCGATCACCGCCGACCTCGAGGACGGACGCGAGGCCGGTTCGACCGATGGCGAGCGCACGGACGACGGGACGGAACTCGAGTGGATCGAAGACGCTGGCGACGAACCGGCAGACGGGGCCAGCGAGCCCCCACAGTGGGAGACGATCGACGAAGCGGCTGGGACCGACGAGACTGCCGGACTGGGTGACGACGGACTCACCACGGACGACGGCCAGTGA
- a CDS encoding universal stress protein yields the protein MFHALIPVDDDERRAIEQVETVRSLPGGPDEKSATILHVIEEIETPPDEAGPTLIEDLNESLPELQGLPDSVITAERRLEDAGIETDRQQMVGDTARSILQTAAETDADAIVLGARKRTPVGKALFGSVSQKVIRETDRTVIVGR from the coding sequence ATGTTCCACGCTCTCATCCCGGTCGACGACGACGAACGTCGGGCGATCGAGCAGGTCGAGACCGTCCGTTCGTTACCTGGCGGACCGGACGAGAAGTCCGCGACGATACTCCACGTCATCGAAGAGATCGAGACACCACCGGACGAAGCCGGTCCAACACTCATCGAGGACCTGAACGAATCGCTCCCCGAACTCCAGGGGCTTCCCGACTCCGTTATCACCGCCGAGCGCCGACTCGAGGACGCCGGGATCGAGACCGACCGCCAGCAGATGGTCGGCGATACGGCGAGGAGCATCCTCCAGACGGCGGCGGAAACGGACGCCGACGCGATCGTGCTGGGTGCTCGCAAGCGTACGCCGGTCGGGAAGGCGCTCTTCGGAAGCGTCAGTCAGAAGGTGATCCGCGAGACCGACCGCACAGTAATTGTTGGACGCTGA
- a CDS encoding MFS transporter, whose product MDHTDRRIVLFTSAAHGLVHTYELSIPILMTVWLAEFSMTAATLGLIVTIGYGLFGVGALPGGVLVDRYGSKPLILACLGGMAASFVLVGLSGSILSLALAIGIWGVTASVYHPAGLALLSTRVERTGMALGYHGIGGNIGIALGPLATAVLLLWFDWRVVSMLLAIPAVVVLVLGFFVDTRPTAAQSTAAADGGDPAGGNDTKGKVTLSTVLEDSRALATVAFGLVIVVVMMNGLYYRAFLTFLPDLLGDLIDGLVTIELVDPESPYAEEFDLARYFYVAILIAGVFGQYLGGYLAERMAVERALVYVFGSLVLLALLFVPASATPATFVAISLLLGVTVFTIQPLEQAAVAKHSPPGTRGLSFGYTFLAIFGIGALGAGLAGLVLTVASVRELFVVLAGIAAVAAATAFVLRRRGE is encoded by the coding sequence ATGGACCACACGGACCGTCGCATCGTCCTCTTTACGTCTGCAGCCCACGGGCTCGTCCACACGTACGAGCTCTCGATTCCGATCCTGATGACCGTTTGGCTCGCAGAGTTCTCGATGACGGCAGCGACGCTCGGTCTGATCGTGACGATCGGCTACGGCCTGTTCGGCGTGGGTGCGCTCCCGGGGGGCGTCCTCGTCGATCGGTACGGTTCGAAGCCGCTCATCCTCGCCTGTCTCGGCGGCATGGCGGCTTCGTTCGTCCTCGTCGGCCTCTCGGGATCGATCCTCTCGCTGGCGCTTGCGATCGGTATCTGGGGTGTTACTGCGAGCGTCTATCACCCTGCTGGACTCGCGTTGCTCTCGACGCGCGTCGAGCGAACGGGGATGGCACTCGGCTACCACGGAATCGGTGGCAATATCGGCATCGCGCTCGGGCCGCTCGCGACTGCCGTCCTGTTGCTCTGGTTCGACTGGCGAGTTGTCTCGATGCTCCTCGCGATCCCCGCGGTCGTCGTCCTCGTCCTCGGGTTCTTCGTCGATACGAGACCGACGGCCGCCCAGTCGACGGCCGCGGCCGACGGCGGTGATCCAGCGGGTGGCAACGACACCAAAGGGAAAGTGACGCTCTCGACGGTTCTCGAGGACTCACGGGCGCTCGCGACGGTCGCGTTTGGACTCGTCATCGTCGTCGTGATGATGAACGGGCTGTACTACCGGGCATTTCTCACCTTTCTCCCGGACTTGCTCGGTGATCTGATCGATGGCCTGGTCACCATCGAACTCGTCGATCCGGAGAGTCCGTACGCCGAGGAGTTCGACCTCGCGCGATATTTCTACGTCGCAATCTTGATCGCCGGCGTCTTCGGCCAGTACCTCGGTGGGTACCTCGCCGAGCGGATGGCCGTCGAACGTGCGCTCGTCTACGTTTTCGGCTCGCTCGTCCTGCTAGCCTTGCTGTTCGTTCCCGCCAGCGCGACGCCGGCGACGTTCGTCGCCATCTCGTTATTGCTGGGCGTGACCGTCTTTACGATCCAGCCGCTCGAGCAGGCCGCGGTCGCGAAACACTCCCCACCCGGAACACGCGGGCTCTCGTTCGGCTACACCTTCCTCGCGATCTTCGGAATCGGCGCACTCGGGGCTGGCCTCGCCGGGCTCGTCCTCACCGTTGCCTCCGTCCGCGAACTGTTCGTCGTCCTCGCGGGAATCGCCGCGGTCGCTGCGGCGACGGCGTTCGTCCTTCGACGCCGCGGTGAGTGA
- a CDS encoding VOC family protein, whose amino-acid sequence MDVIHTALWVSDIEQTRAFYVDALGLEENWSFTADDGVENVYIGGPCGELQFKYDPDGGPTIDSGTVDHIAVGVESTDETFERLLEQADPPVHEEPTTMDAIDRRVAFVEDPDGYVVELVERLE is encoded by the coding sequence ATGGACGTTATCCACACTGCACTCTGGGTCTCGGACATCGAGCAGACGCGGGCGTTCTACGTCGACGCGCTCGGGCTCGAGGAGAACTGGTCGTTTACGGCCGACGACGGCGTCGAAAACGTCTACATCGGCGGCCCATGCGGTGAGTTACAGTTCAAATACGATCCCGACGGCGGACCGACGATCGATTCGGGAACCGTCGACCACATCGCCGTCGGCGTCGAGAGCACCGACGAGACGTTCGAGCGACTCCTCGAGCAGGCCGACCCGCCGGTTCACGAGGAGCCAACGACGATGGATGCGATCGATCGTCGCGTCGCGTTCGTCGAGGATCCGGACGGCTACGTCGTCGAACTGGTCGAGCGACTCGAGTAG
- a CDS encoding MFS transporter, whose amino-acid sequence MAQSYWRTVSLVTMWQISASICYYSVFAATPFFRDAFGLSRFSVGVVVTMVTLGYAVFLLPLGALVDRFGERLTLSLSLVGLATGAALVAGSPTYAMLLAAVFVLGSLYGTAMPGTNKAVFDNIEPGKQNLAMGIKQVGVTGGSGISALLVTGLAGVLFWQAGFLIATALGLVVAVVFYRLYSSSSAGGTAEYPDFRVLLSNQPYVLLTVAGLFLGAALFTTTGYTVLYVEESIGASVAFSGVVLALVQLFGSVGRVLTGWLADVLPGDPQVRIGSILIVQSLAGAVLFVVVASTTTVLGATLAFSALGFFVLGYTGVYYSVMATLVRAEEMGGATAGGQLALTSGALFAPPAFGYLADTIGYRASWLLLAGLVLVASGLLVLVTRTTTPVSRPAATDA is encoded by the coding sequence ATGGCCCAGTCGTACTGGCGAACGGTGTCGCTCGTGACGATGTGGCAGATTTCGGCGAGCATTTGCTACTATTCAGTGTTCGCTGCGACGCCGTTCTTTCGCGATGCGTTTGGCCTTTCCCGGTTTTCGGTCGGCGTGGTTGTGACGATGGTTACGCTCGGATACGCCGTTTTCCTCCTGCCACTCGGCGCGCTCGTCGATCGGTTCGGTGAACGACTCACCCTCTCGCTCAGCCTCGTGGGCCTCGCGACCGGGGCCGCTCTCGTAGCCGGGTCTCCCACCTACGCGATGTTGCTCGCCGCGGTTTTCGTTCTCGGGTCGCTGTACGGGACGGCGATGCCGGGGACGAACAAGGCCGTCTTCGACAACATCGAACCGGGCAAGCAGAACCTGGCAATGGGGATCAAGCAAGTCGGTGTCACGGGCGGTAGCGGGATCAGTGCGCTGCTCGTGACGGGGCTCGCCGGCGTACTCTTCTGGCAGGCTGGATTTCTCATCGCGACGGCGCTCGGACTGGTCGTCGCCGTCGTCTTCTACCGGCTCTATTCGAGCTCGAGCGCCGGTGGAACTGCCGAGTATCCGGACTTTCGGGTGCTGCTCTCGAATCAACCGTACGTGCTGTTGACGGTTGCGGGACTCTTCCTCGGTGCTGCGCTGTTCACCACGACTGGCTATACCGTGTTGTACGTCGAGGAGTCGATCGGCGCATCGGTCGCGTTCAGCGGTGTCGTCCTCGCACTCGTCCAGCTGTTCGGAAGCGTCGGTCGCGTCCTCACGGGTTGGCTAGCCGACGTCTTGCCCGGAGATCCGCAGGTTCGCATCGGGTCGATCCTCATCGTCCAGTCGCTCGCCGGGGCCGTACTGTTCGTCGTCGTTGCGTCGACGACGACGGTTCTCGGTGCGACGCTCGCGTTCTCGGCGCTCGGCTTTTTCGTTCTGGGCTACACTGGCGTCTACTACTCCGTCATGGCGACGCTCGTCCGCGCCGAGGAGATGGGCGGTGCCACCGCGGGCGGTCAGCTCGCACTGACCAGCGGCGCGCTCTTTGCCCCACCCGCGTTTGGCTACCTCGCCGATACGATCGGCTATCGCGCCTCCTGGCTCCTGCTTGCGGGGCTCGTACTGGTCGCCTCAGGCCTGCTCGTCCTCGTCACCCGGACGACGACGCCCGTCTCGAGACCGGCCGCGACCGACGCCTAA
- a CDS encoding substrate-binding domain-containing protein, giving the protein MAGNGRQSRRTFLKGATAAGVVGLAGCLGDDNGHTITIAGTSSGSASQAAGQALARGANEHSDELTVDVQETEGWTANLYEFDEGEFSTISVDNNSWAAALNEEEDFADEPVDDLPMQGFMFTSLEMHWVAMDGSGIESTADLRDGGYTIYPIEPGFGTRLLTEQLLREDGIWDENDINNEDTDDIPGAVEEGRVDALALYGSNGIELAGWCQEVDVRSDGQLYAIESDDQFVESIESMDGAAHVQQEPYGYEQDVQDELGLDEIDFWALQGQWAFGPDVHPDAVYEAARVAYDHHDTLRESDPTTLEYTPEVMTESIMPDVEVHPGMAEFLREHDAWDDDWTEGEADAE; this is encoded by the coding sequence ATGGCTGGTAATGGCAGACAGTCCAGACGGACGTTTTTAAAAGGTGCAACAGCAGCGGGGGTTGTGGGCCTCGCAGGGTGTCTCGGTGACGACAACGGCCACACGATCACGATCGCCGGCACCTCGAGTGGCAGCGCCTCCCAGGCAGCGGGTCAGGCACTCGCTCGTGGTGCGAACGAACACAGCGACGAACTCACAGTCGACGTTCAGGAGACGGAGGGGTGGACGGCGAACCTCTACGAGTTCGACGAAGGTGAGTTCAGTACGATCAGCGTCGACAACAACTCGTGGGCGGCCGCGCTCAACGAGGAAGAGGACTTCGCCGACGAACCCGTCGACGATCTGCCGATGCAGGGGTTCATGTTCACGAGCCTCGAGATGCACTGGGTCGCGATGGACGGCTCCGGGATCGAGTCGACGGCTGATCTCCGCGACGGTGGATACACGATCTACCCGATCGAGCCCGGCTTCGGGACGCGACTGCTCACCGAGCAGTTGCTCAGAGAAGACGGCATCTGGGACGAAAACGACATCAACAACGAGGACACCGACGACATTCCGGGCGCAGTGGAGGAAGGGCGCGTCGACGCGCTCGCCCTCTACGGCTCGAACGGGATCGAGCTTGCTGGCTGGTGTCAGGAGGTCGACGTCAGGAGTGACGGACAGCTGTACGCGATCGAAAGCGACGACCAGTTCGTCGAGTCGATCGAGTCGATGGATGGTGCCGCTCACGTCCAGCAAGAGCCCTACGGCTACGAGCAGGACGTTCAGGACGAACTCGGTCTCGACGAGATCGACTTCTGGGCGCTGCAGGGCCAGTGGGCTTTCGGCCCGGACGTCCACCCCGATGCCGTCTACGAGGCGGCTCGGGTTGCCTACGACCACCACGATACGCTTCGAGAGTCCGACCCGACGACGCTCGAATACACGCCAGAGGTCATGACCGAGTCGATCATGCCGGACGTCGAAGTTCACCCCGGAATGGCCGAGTTCCTCCGAGAACACGACGCCTGGGACGACGACTGGACCGAGGGCGAAGCTGACGCTGAGTAA
- a CDS encoding TRAP transporter permease produces MEDEPPTDDANIDNSDNDADEPIEISDDEADVVDVNEELADRPIGAVLKERLSKESLREKTTLWGLFAALSIPFWFYVMWMAYLQGAITGSSPSRAQFGAGFLGGIITLYALHEMINRVGGDRFITTDVKALFARENLLDTSLLLGVVLITLPTSIYVYINAIALAQRGYVTQPELVVAVFFTIAIIYTTWRAFGITFLAVLLVGIAYGYFGYLVPGTLGHTGIGHERLLRILVMTTDGFYGFLTQLTAAWIALFLLYAGMLKAYGAFDLILRAAVRTGKYLDSGVAQTAVIASAVIGSVNGSQTANAGMTGSFTIPMMKRSGVKPSTAGGIEGVASTSGQVLPPVMGAGAFVMATLIPGVSYLDVLVAGLIPAAILMIVIFVGVHYAAAPQIEEPDMDELFDQQLSQFELALEGIKFGIPLILLVYLLGVLQFTIGTSAFWTVVAMAVLGVTVPTAKEAFDTSSVRLTFWTFVGGLKQTLNGFREGAIVLAPVAIILAAINGVVDILQATGVPTAISLALMDLSGGVLIFAAIMAMIICILLGLGMPTTAAYTIVAMLVAPTLIEQFFLPEFASHFFVFYAAILAGLTPPIATCVAVTTGIAGSNFWRTCIEAIKISAPLFVLPFSFIYHPEIVDHGGEVGTSVLLVSAIVLAGGLVIIHGLNYRFDLNRTPAYGLRAVFFALGLVVMVHPELMVQLGALGVATFLYLTQAAVGEATPLEKLRSVTTGINGRRE; encoded by the coding sequence ATGGAAGACGAACCACCGACAGACGACGCAAATATAGACAATTCAGACAACGACGCCGACGAGCCTATCGAAATCTCTGACGACGAGGCTGACGTCGTTGACGTCAACGAAGAACTGGCAGATCGACCGATCGGAGCCGTCCTCAAGGAGCGGCTCTCGAAGGAGAGTCTCCGCGAGAAGACAACGCTGTGGGGACTGTTTGCAGCCCTCTCGATCCCCTTCTGGTTCTATGTCATGTGGATGGCGTACCTCCAGGGGGCGATCACCGGCTCCTCGCCCTCTCGAGCACAGTTCGGGGCTGGATTTCTCGGCGGCATCATCACGTTGTACGCGCTCCACGAGATGATCAACCGTGTCGGTGGCGATCGGTTCATCACAACCGACGTGAAGGCCCTCTTCGCCAGGGAGAACCTGTTAGACACGAGTCTGTTACTCGGCGTCGTTCTCATCACGTTACCGACGAGCATCTACGTCTACATCAACGCGATCGCACTCGCCCAGCGGGGGTACGTCACGCAACCGGAACTCGTCGTCGCCGTCTTCTTCACGATCGCGATCATCTACACGACCTGGCGCGCATTCGGGATCACGTTCCTGGCCGTCTTGCTGGTGGGGATCGCCTACGGCTACTTCGGCTACCTCGTGCCCGGCACGCTCGGCCATACCGGCATCGGTCACGAGCGGCTGCTCCGCATCCTCGTGATGACGACTGACGGTTTCTACGGCTTCCTGACCCAGCTCACTGCCGCGTGGATTGCGCTGTTCTTGCTGTACGCCGGGATGTTGAAGGCGTACGGCGCGTTCGACCTGATCCTGCGTGCGGCAGTTCGCACCGGGAAGTATCTCGATTCGGGCGTCGCACAGACGGCCGTGATCGCAAGTGCGGTCATCGGCTCGGTCAACGGGAGCCAGACGGCGAACGCCGGCATGACCGGCTCGTTCACCATTCCGATGATGAAACGAAGCGGCGTCAAGCCGTCGACCGCCGGCGGGATCGAAGGCGTCGCGTCGACCTCCGGCCAGGTGCTGCCGCCAGTGATGGGCGCCGGTGCGTTCGTCATGGCGACACTCATCCCGGGCGTCTCCTACCTCGACGTCCTCGTCGCCGGATTGATCCCGGCGGCCATCCTGATGATCGTCATCTTCGTCGGGGTCCACTACGCGGCCGCCCCGCAGATCGAAGAGCCCGACATGGACGAGCTGTTCGACCAGCAACTGTCGCAGTTCGAACTCGCCCTCGAGGGGATCAAGTTCGGTATTCCGCTGATCCTCCTCGTCTACCTGCTTGGCGTCCTCCAGTTCACGATCGGGACCTCAGCGTTCTGGACGGTCGTCGCCATGGCCGTCCTCGGCGTGACCGTTCCGACCGCAAAAGAGGCCTTCGACACCTCGAGCGTCCGACTGACGTTCTGGACGTTCGTCGGCGGGCTCAAACAGACGCTCAACGGCTTCCGCGAGGGTGCCATCGTGCTCGCTCCCGTGGCCATCATCCTGGCCGCGATCAACGGCGTCGTCGACATCCTGCAGGCAACCGGCGTGCCGACGGCGATTTCGCTTGCGCTAATGGACCTCTCCGGCGGTGTTCTGATCTTCGCTGCGATCATGGCGATGATCATCTGCATCCTGCTCGGACTGGGGATGCCCACCACAGCAGCGTACACCATCGTCGCGATGCTGGTCGCACCCACCCTGATCGAGCAGTTCTTCCTGCCCGAGTTCGCGAGTCACTTCTTCGTCTTCTACGCGGCGATTCTGGCCGGTCTCACGCCGCCGATCGCCACCTGTGTGGCGGTGACCACCGGGATCGCCGGCTCGAACTTCTGGCGGACCTGTATCGAGGCGATCAAGATCTCCGCACCGTTGTTCGTCCTGCCGTTTTCGTTCATCTACCACCCCGAGATCGTCGACCACGGCGGCGAGGTCGGCACCAGCGTGCTGTTAGTCAGCGCCATCGTCCTCGCGGGGGGACTGGTGATCATCCACGGGCTGAACTACCGGTTCGATCTCAACAGAACGCCGGCGTACGGGCTTCGTGCGGTCTTCTTCGCGCTCGGTCTCGTCGTTATGGTCCACCCGGAGCTGATGGTTCAGCTTGGTGCCCTCGGCGTCGCGACGTTCCTCTATCTCACCCAGGCAGCCGTCGGTGAAGCGACACCGCTCGAGAAACTCCGAAGCGTCACGACCGGCATCAACGGCCGACGAGAGTAA